The following are from one region of the Anguilla rostrata isolate EN2019 chromosome 7, ASM1855537v3, whole genome shotgun sequence genome:
- the LOC135258921 gene encoding ankyrin repeat and SOCS box protein 13-like → MDITHARPSLFGDIAHGLGFWTDRSEVHEAASQGRALELQQLIERGASVNIVAVDSITPLHEACIQGQTQCVRLLLDAGAQVDARNIDGSTPLCDACAAGSLDCVRLLLEHGATVNPPLFTFSPLHEACMGGNADCVRLMVAKGAQMEAHDCHFGTPLHVACARQHLDCAKVLLNAGANVNAAKLHETALHHAAKVKNVDLIEMLVEFGGNVYARDNLGKKPVDYTRPGSPPNLCLEFYEGTPLSLQHLSRLTLRTVLGKRALEVVSKLTLPNRIINYLSYY, encoded by the exons ATGGATATTACCCACGCTAGACCGTCACTGTTTGGAGACATCG CTCATGGCCTGGGATTTTGGACGGACCGCTCCGAGGTCCACGAGGCTGCCTCGCAAGGCCGCgccctggagctgcagcagctgatTGAGAGAGGAGCCTCCGTTAACATAGTGGCGGTGGACTCCATCACACCCCTCCACGAGGCCTGCATACAGGGGCAGACACAGTGTGTCAGACTGCTGCTGGATGCtggtgcacag GTAGACGCGCGGAACATCGACGGCAGCACGCCGCTGTGCGACGCCTGTGCCGCGGGGAGCCTGGACTGCGtcaggctgctgctggagcaCGGAGCCACGGTCAACCCCCCCCTCTTCACCTTCTCGCCCCTGCATGAGGCCTGCATGGGCG GTAACGCGGACTGCGTGCGCCTCATGGTCGCCAAGGGCGCCCAGATGGAGGCGCACGACTGTCACTTCGGGACCCCGCTGCACGTGGCGTGCGCCAGGCAACACCTGGACTGCGCCAAGGTGCTGCTCAACGCAG GTGCCAACGTGAACGCTGCCAAGCTGCACGAGACGGCGCTGCACCACGCGGCCAAGGTGAAGAACGTGGATCTGATCGAGATGCTCGTGGAGTTCGGGGGGAACGTGTACGCCAGGGACAACCTGGGCAAGAAGCCCGTCGACTACACCAGGCCGGGGTCCCCCCCGAACCTCTGCTTAGAGTTTTACGAAG gtacgccccTGAGTCTGCAGCACCTGAGCAGGCTCACGCTGAGGACTGTGCTGGGTAAAAGAGCTCTGGAGGTCGTGTCCAAGCTAACATTACCCAACCGGATCATCAACTACCTCTCCTACTACTGA